The bacterium genome includes the window GCAAATGATAAACCTTGCGAGAACGAATTCATTGATTATATTAATTAGATATTGAATCTATAGACTTATTAAGAAAAAAACTTATGAATAATGAACAAAAACCTATACAAAAAAACGAAACTGAATTGAGCCATCGGCCTGACTGTTACATTGTCCAGTTCAAGAAGGACCGCCTCGACTATTATATAGATAGAAATCACCTAAATCTACAAAGCGGTGAATGGGTTCTTGTGCAGGCAGAGAGGGGTCGAGACCTCGGATTGATACGCAATAAAATACCACAAAAACAAGTCGATAAATCACAACGCAAATACCCTCTTGAAATACTCCATAGAGCCCGCCAGGACGAGTTAGATCAGCTTGCTATCAATCGAAGCGATGAAGACGAAGCTATAGCAACATGTCGCGAGTTGATTAATTTTCGTGGTTTAGATATGAAACTCATCGATGTCGAGTTACAATTTGACAGCAATAAAATTACATTTTATTTCACCGCTGATCATAGAGTCGATTTCCGTGAGCTAGTTAAAGACCTGGCTTCCTCCTACAGAACAAGAATAGAGCTAAGACAAATCGGCGTGCGTGACGAAACCAAAAAAATGGGTGGCATAGGTCCATGTGGAATAGAGTTATGTTGTATGAAATGGCTTAAAGAATTCAGTCCTATATCTACTCAATATGCACGGGATCAAAACCTCGCAGTCAATCCGAGTAAGCTTTCCGGCCCATGTGGCAGGCTTTTTTGTTGTCTTGATTATGAAGAATCCTTCTATTGCGAAATGGCTAATAAATTCCCAAAAGTGGGCGATAAGATTTTCGTTGAGAAAGAAAAATATATTATCGACAAGATAGATCCTTTTAAAATGACTGTAACTGTCAGAAATTTAGACAAAGAGAATATTGAAATAATGAAATTGAACGAATTTAATCGAAGATTTCGCCACACCAATAAAGATTGGTTGAATAAATGGCTTCCAAAAAAACAATAAAAGTAAAAAAAATAAGGCTTGTCGTTCTGTTTGCATCGTTATTAGTTATCGCCTTTCCCCTATTTTCACAGAAGATTTTGATACCAATGGACTTGACGCAAAACGATCACCTTAAGGCATATGGTGTGACTTTCAATTCTCTGAGAGAAGGATTCAATATCGAATGGTTGCTTAACTATCGTGGCGGAAGTTTTCTTGCTCCACCAGAACAAAAGATTATGGATTTGTGTCGTTTAAACGGAGTGGATTACGACCTTGTTGATGGTGCAAAGATCGCCGATATCTATGCCGAAATCGAAGAAAGCAACATGGAGGTAGTGCTATTAGAGAAGGCACCAAAAATAGCAATATACACTCCTCCCAATAAAGAACCATGGGATGATGCTGTTACCCTTGCACTCACATATGCAGAGGTGCCATATGAGACTATTTGGGATGCTGATGTTTTAGCAGGAAAAACCTCCGAGTTCGATTGGATTCATCTACACCACGAGGATTTTACCGGCCAATTTGGCAAGTTTTATTCAAGTTATAGAAACACGCTATGGTATAAACAAGATGTAGCTACCAATCAAGAGATGGCGAGAAAGCTCGGTTTCTCGAAGGTTAGTGATTTGAAACTCGCCGTAGCTCTGAAGCTTAGGGATTTCATCTCCGGTGGAGGTTTTTTATTCGCGATGTGCAGTGCAACTGACACTTGGGATATTGCCCTTGCCGCTCGCGAAATTGACATCGTTTCCGCAGAGTTCGATGGAGACCCTATGGATATCGATGCGCAATCGAAACTTAATTTCGATGAATGCTTAGCTTTCGAGAATTTCGAAATAGTTACTAATCCCCTTGTTTATGAGCATTCCAATATTGATGTTAAGCCTGAGGCATCTTCGAGAGCATTTTCATCTGAAGCAAGTTATTTTACACTTTTCGATTTCTCGGCAAAATACGACCCTGTTCCTACTATGCTCGTTCAGAATCATGTGAATATAGTTCAGGATTTCCTCGGGCAAAATTCGGCTTATAACAAGGATGTTCTTAAACCCCACGGCATTATTCTCGGTAGCTATGAGAATAAGAATGCGGTTAAGTATATCCATGGCAATCTCGGGAAAGGATCCTGGACTTTTTTAGGTGGGCATGACCCTGAAGACTATGCTCATTATATAGGTGATCCACCAACGGATCTCAATCTTCATAAGCAATCACCTGGTTACAGGTTAATTCTCAATAATATTCTTTTCCCCGCTGCTCAAAAGAAGGAACATAAGACTTGATATTTTTCTATCAAAAAGTAACACGCGTTTCAAGTTTTCTTGCGCTTATTTTATCACTTATCTTAACGACAGCGTGTTCCGGCAAAGAAGGCGATTTTTCTTCAAAAAAAATATCCGAGAACATAGAAAATATCGATGTCTGTTTTTCGGCTGTTGAGGATTGCAGGGCCTTAATTTTGAAGAAAATTTTATCTGCCAACAATACAATAGATGTTGCAGTTTACTCGCTAACCAATATCGAACTATCCAGAGCATTGATTGAGGCACACAGTAAAGGCATTATTACCCGCGTCATTTCCGACGATAAACAAAGCTCCGGCAAGTATAGCAAAACTCAATATTTAGCTGATAACGGAATACCAGTCCGATATGACGGTTCGACAGGATATATGCACCACAAATTCACCGTTATTGATAACGCTGTTATTTTAACAGGAAGCTATAATTGGTCTAATTCAGCAGAGAATAAAAACGACGAAAACTTGCTTTTGATTAGAGATAAAAAACTCGCGCGGAAATATACAAATGAATTCGAGCGTTTATGGGAGAAATGCAAATAATGGCCATAGGCGCACATAAAACCCCCGCTTTTAAATGGAAACCTACACATTGGAGTATGGGACCGTTTATTTTATGGGCTATGGGTATTGCTATTCTTCTTCTCGTTAGAGTATTAGTTCAATCACCACAAGAGTATGCAAGCACCGTCGGTTTCGTTATTCCATTGATAGATTTATCTTACATTATCTGGGCAGTTTTCGCCACCTTTCAATCCGGTGGCCGGCTTTCCGACCTCGGCATAACTCGCAAATATGGCCTCCTGGCCTTATGTTTAGGCCTTCTTGCAGGATTTGCTATAATGGGCATACGCTCTTTGGATCCACGATTTGCCGGTTATCTTCAATTCACTATGGAGCCATTGCCATTGACTGTATTAATAATAGGCGGCGCTTTTCATGCCTTTGCCGAAGAGGTCCTTTTTCGGGGCTACTTCGTGGGCCGACTATCAAAAGATTTCGGTTGGGTTCCCGCTGTGATTATTTCAGGCTTGGTCTATGGATTAGCTCCATTCGCCTTTCTTGGAGCGGATCCATTATCGACGAACCAAATAGCCGAAATCGGTAAGTTCTTTATTTCTGTTTTCCCTGCAGTTACCCTACTGGGTGTCTTCTTGGCTTTGGTATATCGTATAATCGGTTCAATAATAACAACTTGGTTTGCTGTAACATTATCTATATGGGCCTTGGGTTTCATTAAAGGGGGCATGGGTGCAAATTTGTCTTATCCTGTTTTTTCTCTTGTGGGATATATTTTACTTGCATTATCGGCAATCATTATAGTAACTTTGTTAATGAAACATTATGGTCATAAATTGTTAAAACTCAATGAATTGAAAAACATTATCGAATAACGGAGGAGCAAATGTCTATTTTCTATAGGTTTATCGTTTTAATGTTGGTTATAGGTTTAGCATTCTCAGTAAATCCGAACACATCTTGTAAACCTCAGAGAGTCACTTTCGAAGCCGAATGCACCGGGTTAATGATGAGAGCCGCAAATCCCTTTGACTATTCCGAACCGTTCGATTATGAATACGACGATGGTTTTGCAACGCTTTCTCTTTCTGCTCCGGTCGAAAACATGTGCGAGGCTCTGCGAATCCAAGCCGAACACGCGTGTAGCCTCGAATCCGTGGAATTCTACGTTTTCAATGGAGGTTCGCTCGAAGTGCATATATGGGATGTAGATTCGCTTCGTAAACCGAGCACACATGAGCTCATTCCTTCTTTCTTGGAAGTTTTAGATTCCGCAGGTTTCGGTGGATGGGAGGAAATATTATTACCAACGAAAATATATCTTCCACCTCTCGGTGAGTGTTTCGTCGGCAGGAAAATAATTACGCCTCTCATGCCAACACTTTATCTCAGTCGTATGGTCGATACCGAGAATCGAAGTTATCTTTATATACCATCGTCGCGTCAATGGTTACCACCAAGTTATACTGATTCGACCGGAAGCTGGTATGTTACATATCTTATTCGCGCGCACGGCTGGTATTATAACATTCCAGATGAAACACTCTTCGATTTCGATACTAGTTTCATTACTTCGACTAATTTAGGCGTAGCGCTTTGTGACTGCGATGCAGACTCCGATCCCGACCTTGCAACTGGAAGCCAAATTTACCGCAACGATTCCGGCACATTTAGGATTGTAGCCGGAACTGGCATTTCCGGTATTGGTTATCCTTTTTGGGGCGATTTCGACCTCGACGGAGAACCAGATATTTTCTTCTGCAGTGGAATAGGAACCGACAAGCTGTATGCCAACGGTGGAACCGGGTATTTATATCACGATGTAACTTCGCCTGCGGGAGACATCGCAAATGACTACATCACCGAGGCTGCCGCCTGGCTGGATTACGACAAAGACGGTGATCTCGATATCTATGTTACCAATTCGGCCTCATTTGATTCCACAGATTCTATATGGACATTTTATCCAGACCTTTTCTATCGCAACGAAGGCGCATATTTCACCAACGTTACAGATGCCGCTGGAATTGGCCTTGCTACTAGCACTGCCCAATATGGCGCGGGAATCGCTCTGGGCGATTGGAATAATGATAGCTGGACAGATATCTATGTTGCCAATGGCCACAATTTTTCCAATTATCTTTGGCAAAACAATGGCGATGGCACCTTTGGCGAGGTAGCTTTCTTCTATGGAGTAGATGGATATAATGAAGGTGGGGGCATATATGGAAATTCAATGGGGGCTTGCTTCGGAGACATAGACAACGATGGAGACATGGATCTTTTTGTTGCCAATGAATCACCAGCATTTGGTTATTCAACCGCAGACAGGTCTTTCCTCTATATTAACGAAGGACCACCCTATTTCTATATGACCGATCAGCGTGCAATGCGTGGTATATCCAACCACAATGACCTCAGTGTCCCTTGCTTTATCGATTATAATAATGATGGTTGGCTCGACATTTTTGCCACAGCAATGGCACCCGGAAACTACGCAGTTTTATATAAAAACAATGCTGACGGCACCTTTACCGATGTCACCGAAGAATCCGGACTTATACTCAACGGTGCCTCGGCCGCAGGTTGGGGCGATATCGATATGGATGGCTATCTCGATCTGGTTGTGGAGTTAGGTAGAGAAAAATTGGTTTATAAGAATAAAACCGCTACAATAACCTCCGAATCCAATAATTGGGCGAGATTCAAACTCGATGGCGCCGATGGAAATAAGCTGGGTATCGGCACAAGGATTTATCTTTTCGCCGGAGGTATCAGTCAGCTTCGCGAGATAGGCGCTCAATACGGAGGCCTGCATTCCCAATCTGAACCCATTGCTCATTTCGGTATCGGCGAAGAGGTATCCATAGATTCGGTTGTAATCCAATGGAATTCTGGCGCTATCGAACGAGTTTATGATGTTTTACCAAACTTCAATTATCACTGGCTAGAAGGCACTCACGGCATCGAGGACAAAAACTTGCTTCCGGCAAAGCTGAGCGTTTCTTCGCACCCAAATCCATTTAATGGCGCCTGTAAAATCGATATTTCAAACACCACTGGGCCAATTGAACTTGAAATATTCGATATACTTGGGAAAAAGGTGCATTCCGAGAATATCGTCCATCCCGCAAAGAATACCACTATAATCTGGACTCCCAACAATTCCCTCTCAGGAGGAGTTTATTTTGCGCGCATTGCAACCTTAGGTAGGTCATTAGAACAAAAACTTTTATATATTAAGTAAAATAGCTATGAGACCTATATTAGGTGTTTTTATCCTCACTCTTGGATTGCTCTTTACAGCGTCTCCATGTGCTCGCGCTGAATCGCTTGATGACTTTGTTACACGGATTATAGCTTCAGATACTCTTGGAACACCTGAGCAGTATATGTTTACTGCTGAGGAAACAGTTATTTCATATCAAGACAAAAAGAGGACTGAAAAAAAAGGCGCAGTGTTTTCTCAAAAAAGATACACAATTTACGGAGAGGATAGCGTCGAAGTGGAGGTTCTTAGCACCACAGTCGAAGGTGATTCATTGCCAGATAATGGCAAGGGAAACAGTGAAGAGAGAGAAACCCTCGCCGACGAGGATATGCCTTTCAACACAAACACTCTCCCAGATTACATTTACGAGGATCTCGGTGTTGTTACACTAAACAGCGAATCCACAAGAAAAATCAGATTTCGCTCTAAAAAACGAAGTAAAAACAAAATCGATGGGATAGCCTGGTTCGATCCGACAACCGCCTATTTAGAACGCATGGATTTCGAATATGCTAGAAAACCATTCGCAATAAAAGACTTCAGTGCTGTGTTGAAATTAACTTATCGAGACGGTTATAAATTCCTATCCTACTTCGAGATGGAGCTCCGTGTCAAAGTCCCCATAATCATGGAAATGAATTTGTCTGTTAAACAGGTCATCACCAAAATAGATGTTTTATGAGGCTCTGGTTATAACCAGCCGTTTTTTTTATACCATTCGATTGTTTCGGCTATACCGTGTTTAACATTATAATGTGGTTCCCAATTGGCTTGATATCTGAAAAGTGAACCATCACAAACCCAGTTTTTAGAAAGCTCATACGCCTTTTCCAGAGAGAGAAGTGGTGGCTTTCGATTTATTAGAGAAAGCCCTCTAGCCAGTCCCGAAACCGTAATCAAGGAGAATTTAGGCAGTCTAATACTGAGTGTTCGTTTACCCAATTCTCTGGCAATAGCACTCGTAAATTTACGCCAAGTATAAGTTTGGCCATCTTCGATGAAGTAAACCGAAAAATCATTTTTAAAATCCAATGAAACGGAAACTGCTTCTGCCAAGTCTTTGACATAAATAGCCGAGAACTGCCGCTCAGGATCTCCCGGAAATAAAATGATACCCTTAGAAATCATCTTAAAAAAGGTGTAAACATCCTTATCGCGTGGGCCGTACACCATCGGTGGCCTTATAATGGTTACTGGAAACAACGAAGAAAAAGATCGAAGTGCTCTCTCGGCTTCGAGTTTGCTGCAGCCATAACTCGATACCGGACACTCCATGGTTGTTTCATTAATTACTTCGCAATCTCGACCGGGTTTTCCTGCAGCCTGACTAGATATGAAAACGAACCTCTTAAGGCCACTAGCATACTGCGAACATAATTCGGCTAACTTAACAGTCGCCAGAAGGTTTGTCTTAAAAAAATCGCTTTTCCGTTTAGCTCTGACAGCACCAGCACAATGCACAACAGCATCCATCTTGGGAAGCACGGTTTTCAGGGCATCGAGCCTTTCCATTGGTGCGATGATCCTCTCTGCATCTTTATTCAACCAACGTAAATTTGAGCTTTCCCTAATCGCGACAACCACACGATGCCCTTCTTCGCAAAGTCTATCGACTATATGCGAGCCCACAAAACCGGTACCGCCTGTTACGAGTATCCTCATTATCCAGCCTATAGCTTATATTCATAAATACGATAAGTTTTATATTTTTTTGCTGCGAGTTTTATAGCAGTGTTATTCATAGGATGATTATCCTCGTCCACCCATGATAGTTCGGCGCTTGTGAATCCCTTTTTTAAACCGTTTATATATGTTTTATAATAAAAAACAAGGTCTATTCCGCGATTGCGGAAACCCTCCATCACACCCATAGTTATAACTCTGGCGCGAGTTATTCTCTTTTTTGCTTGTAATATTTTGAATATACCTATCGGGAAAAGCCTTCCGTGGGCCGTTTTAAGAGCTGCATTGAAATCCGGAATGGTAATCGACAGCCCCACAGGTTTACCATCGATCTCGGCAAAAAAGACAAGGTCGGGATCGACTATCATTTTTAGGTCTTTTCCAAGTAGCTTAAACTCAGCTTCAGTCATGGGAGTATATATATTATTTACCTGCTCAAAATCGTTATAAATAATTCTGGCAC containing:
- a CDS encoding asparagine synthetase B yields the protein MASKKTIKVKKIRLVVLFASLLVIAFPLFSQKILIPMDLTQNDHLKAYGVTFNSLREGFNIEWLLNYRGGSFLAPPEQKIMDLCRLNGVDYDLVDGAKIADIYAEIEESNMEVVLLEKAPKIAIYTPPNKEPWDDAVTLALTYAEVPYETIWDADVLAGKTSEFDWIHLHHEDFTGQFGKFYSSYRNTLWYKQDVATNQEMARKLGFSKVSDLKLAVALKLRDFISGGGFLFAMCSATDTWDIALAAREIDIVSAEFDGDPMDIDAQSKLNFDECLAFENFEIVTNPLVYEHSNIDVKPEASSRAFSSEASYFTLFDFSAKYDPVPTMLVQNHVNIVQDFLGQNSAYNKDVLKPHGIILGSYENKNAVKYIHGNLGKGSWTFLGGHDPEDYAHYIGDPPTDLNLHKQSPGYRLILNNILFPAAQKKEHKT
- a CDS encoding phospholipase D family protein; the protein is MIFFYQKVTRVSSFLALILSLILTTACSGKEGDFSSKKISENIENIDVCFSAVEDCRALILKKILSANNTIDVAVYSLTNIELSRALIEAHSKGIITRVISDDKQSSGKYSKTQYLADNGIPVRYDGSTGYMHHKFTVIDNAVILTGSYNWSNSAENKNDENLLLIRDKKLARKYTNEFERLWEKCK
- a CDS encoding CPBP family intramembrane metalloprotease — protein: MGEMQIMAIGAHKTPAFKWKPTHWSMGPFILWAMGIAILLLVRVLVQSPQEYASTVGFVIPLIDLSYIIWAVFATFQSGGRLSDLGITRKYGLLALCLGLLAGFAIMGIRSLDPRFAGYLQFTMEPLPLTVLIIGGAFHAFAEEVLFRGYFVGRLSKDFGWVPAVIISGLVYGLAPFAFLGADPLSTNQIAEIGKFFISVFPAVTLLGVFLALVYRIIGSIITTWFAVTLSIWALGFIKGGMGANLSYPVFSLVGYILLALSAIIIVTLLMKHYGHKLLKLNELKNIIE
- a CDS encoding VCBS repeat-containing protein — protein: MSIFYRFIVLMLVIGLAFSVNPNTSCKPQRVTFEAECTGLMMRAANPFDYSEPFDYEYDDGFATLSLSAPVENMCEALRIQAEHACSLESVEFYVFNGGSLEVHIWDVDSLRKPSTHELIPSFLEVLDSAGFGGWEEILLPTKIYLPPLGECFVGRKIITPLMPTLYLSRMVDTENRSYLYIPSSRQWLPPSYTDSTGSWYVTYLIRAHGWYYNIPDETLFDFDTSFITSTNLGVALCDCDADSDPDLATGSQIYRNDSGTFRIVAGTGISGIGYPFWGDFDLDGEPDIFFCSGIGTDKLYANGGTGYLYHDVTSPAGDIANDYITEAAAWLDYDKDGDLDIYVTNSASFDSTDSIWTFYPDLFYRNEGAYFTNVTDAAGIGLATSTAQYGAGIALGDWNNDSWTDIYVANGHNFSNYLWQNNGDGTFGEVAFFYGVDGYNEGGGIYGNSMGACFGDIDNDGDMDLFVANESPAFGYSTADRSFLYINEGPPYFYMTDQRAMRGISNHNDLSVPCFIDYNNDGWLDIFATAMAPGNYAVLYKNNADGTFTDVTEESGLILNGASAAGWGDIDMDGYLDLVVELGREKLVYKNKTATITSESNNWARFKLDGADGNKLGIGTRIYLFAGGISQLREIGAQYGGLHSQSEPIAHFGIGEEVSIDSVVIQWNSGAIERVYDVLPNFNYHWLEGTHGIEDKNLLPAKLSVSSHPNPFNGACKIDISNTTGPIELEIFDILGKKVHSENIVHPAKNTTIIWTPNNSLSGGVYFARIATLGRSLEQKLLYIK
- a CDS encoding NAD-dependent epimerase/dehydratase family protein, coding for MRILVTGGTGFVGSHIVDRLCEEGHRVVVAIRESSNLRWLNKDAERIIAPMERLDALKTVLPKMDAVVHCAGAVRAKRKSDFFKTNLLATVKLAELCSQYASGLKRFVFISSQAAGKPGRDCEVINETTMECPVSSYGCSKLEAERALRSFSSLFPVTIIRPPMVYGPRDKDVYTFFKMISKGIILFPGDPERQFSAIYVKDLAEAVSVSLDFKNDFSVYFIEDGQTYTWRKFTSAIARELGKRTLSIRLPKFSLITVSGLARGLSLINRKPPLLSLEKAYELSKNWVCDGSLFRYQANWEPHYNVKHGIAETIEWYKKNGWL